Sequence from the Drosophila subpulchrella strain 33 F10 #4 breed RU33 chromosome 3R, RU_Dsub_v1.1 Primary Assembly, whole genome shotgun sequence genome:
caaataaatatgtataataaaaaaaaattactctTATCATAAATAATTTCTATTTCAGTCACTGAGAAACCATTTAGCAACAATTACCTATAGCTACGGGTCTGGTGGGGCTCTTAATATTTCTTTAAGCGCCAGCATGTGCTCACTCTAACATAATAATCAAACCAAGAACACAGAGTTATTTTCATTAGATTTATATAActgatttttaattattttatttcgtGATATGTAACagtaaaacataaaaaataaacgcCACCGACCCTAGCGTATTTTAAGTACATCTCTTAtaatataattgttttctgcTCTTATCCATGTAGGTATATTGAGATTTTCCGCAGCTCAATTGCTGAAATGAAAAGGGCCACAGGCGCCGGCGGTGGTGTCGGAGGACGCCCGGGGCCCTATGATATACGTGATCGCGGAGCCAATCGCGGTGGCAATGACTTTGGAGGAGGACGCAATGGTAAGTATAAATAAAagatattataaataatctaAACTAATGTTTTAATGCCAATTTTTCCATTCCAAGACTGGGGCAACAATGGAAACTTCGGTGTTGGCGCCAACAACATGCTGGGCTTCAACAATCTGCCAAGCCTGATGAACTCGGGTAACTTTGGCAACAACCAGGGTGGAAACAGTGGAAATTTCGGAAATAACTCTGGACCCAGCAATTTCGGCAACTTTGGTGGCGGCAACAATGGCGGCGGTGGAAACTCCGGTAACTTTGGAAACAACGATGGCGGTAACGGCGGCAACTTTGGAAACTTTGGCAACAACGGGGGCGGAAATTTCGGCGGGAACAATAACGGCGGCGGTGGCTTCAACAGTGGCAACAACTTCAATTCTCCAGGAGGTGGCAATAATTTCGGCAACAATGGCGGCTCCAATTTTGGCGGCAACAACGGCGGAGGCTTCAATAATGGCGGCAACTTTGGCTCGTCGTCTGGCGGGGGCAACTTTGGCCCGATCGGCGGTGGccgcaataacaacaacagcggCAACTTTGGAAACTCCGGCTTTGGCAACTTTGGAGGAGGAAACAACATGGGCAACGGCGGCAATGGCAACTTTGGCGGCAACAACGGCGGTGGCGGCGGTGGATTCAACAATGGCTCCAACTTTGGCGGTGGCAACTCCATCGGAGGCGGTGGCAACTTCGGACCCATCGGCGGAGGACGGGGCAACGATGCCGATCACTATACAATCCATATGCGGGGACTTCCGTACACTTCCTTCGAAAACGACGTATTTAAGGTGGGTTCTGAATAGATCAACTTCTTATATAGTACTTATTAATAGGAAACTTTATAAACTTTTAGTTCTTCGAACCCATTCGACCCGCCAATGTGCGCATCAACTACAACAAGAAGGGTCTGCACAGCGGAACTGCTGATGCCTACTTCGACACCTACGAGGACTCCCAGGTGGCCATGAAGCGCCACAGAGAGCAGATGGGCTCCCGCTACATTGAGCTCTTCTACGACGGAAAGACCCGGGGTGGCCCCAATGGAAACAATGGCGGCGGAAACGGTGGTGGTAACGGCGGCGGCGGAATGGGAAACAATGGCGGCGGCAACGGGGGCGGCAACTTCTCGCGACGCATCTAGAGCTCTTCCATAGTTTGATTACATTGAAATTAATGTAGACGCAAGTATTTCATATATTATTATGATGAAGCTGAAACTATAAACCGCTAAGGCACTCTTACAACCACGTAAACACTTAACTACCGAACAGAATTCTGACAGAGACAATTGATTGGTCAGACTTAGGAAACCATTTTTCTGATTGTAAGCCAATGTAACATCCAGAATAAAGAGCACACTTTCGTTTAAGTACTTTATTCTCTAGAAATTTCAATCATACTATTTAAGtttcaattataaatttaggttttttctaaaataaacttttgtttttacaTGAAAACGAAATACGCTGCGTGTTTATTTCCTCATAATGATGTGGCTTGTATATGGAAGAGGAAAATGTGAACGGTCCTATAAGTGCACAGCTGCTGGAAAACATTTGATTATACCATTTCAGTAAACATCAATTGACAATGTAAATACAAGAGTGAGTTGGGAATTGCATAAACATTTGCTTATCTAGCAATAGCGCAACACATGTAACGATTGAGCATGTTTTTCCACATCAATAGAAAATGTGGGTTCAAAATTgatgtaattttttatttacctaATAATTACAAGTTTGTTTTTTACTTGAGTTGTATAAGATAGGATTTGTAAGTTTTTATCCccactttaaatttaaatatcacCAGAATTACTGGGGTACATTTTCAGCTTGGGGttccatttaaatatatcttaCGGACCAAAGTCGTATGAACTTTTCACTTTCCTTAAGACACCGTTGACAGTTCAGTATCTCTGTAGCGAGAGATAGCAACCTGTCAATAAATTCGTATGTCTATTTTGATCCAGTGATCATTTCTTATAATTGTACCAATAAAATGAGTGCTGAAAATAGATAACGTATTACGTAGAACCGAGGAATTTGCCAGGCGGTGGGTTATGAGATCTCGTAAAATAAAGGAAAACGTATTTAAATATACTTATACTCGAAAGGGGTTTTCGACCGACGGCAGCTTCAAAGTTACTTCAGCTTCTTGACAGGCGCTTGCGACACAGCTTTTCTTTTTGCGATAAATGTTTACTTAACGATGGCTTTTTTCCTTTTAAGATACAGAAATGATATCATGCTAATCACTTGTATCTATTTGATAGGCCTTGATGCGCGTGTCGGTAACAAAAAAACCTGCCAATTCGAGATACAAATAAAACAATTCCAGCTATAATTAGGTAATTTTTCAAGCAAAAAGCGCTCTCTTTTTTGCTGGTAAAATAATGGGTTTTGCCAgcttattaaaatttaatctgAGAGTACTCGCAAAAAATATTGACTTACTGTATTGTATTTTATCGCTTCTATTCAAAAACTTCAGTTTTAAATGTTACTGTGTATTTTCGTACATTCCCGTCATAATTTTCACCCTTCTATAGTCGCCACTAcaaatactatatatatacCAGGTGCTAATGGATCAACCACGCTCGATGATTTGTTTATTGCGAGGCAGATTTCCATTTTACGCAACAAGCGCACAGATGCCGGCTCAATAAAAGTAGAATTTTCGGATTACAGCGAAAAAAAGAACAAGTCAGACGAGTTTGATTatttcgtgttttttacaaAATTCCCCTGATTTGCGGTTTCATAGAAATCTCTAGAGATTTTAAAGTGGGTTAAAATGCAAATTGGTAGGATAATCCATTTAGTGTCACGGTATTACCAGAAAAGTTTCTCATAGCTTGGAAATACTTAAGATACGCCAAGGACTTTGTGCTCCACACTTTCTGATCCCgagttttattatatttttaagagatATTTGCTCAAGGTGTGCCCCATCTTGAAGACTTTTTATGATACTCCACAAATCCCATTCATAAACGGGCCGAAAGTCAAATACCTAGACTCACACACTCAGATTTTTATTTGGGCCCATAAAGAGCTAGTTTTAGATAAGCGTttcgaatcggaatcggaatcgcaACGAGCTACCGTTTCTActctcttttttttggattttggtAGCGTTAGCGTGCCTAACGATAGGCAAATTTTCCAGCAAATTAAGGAAATCGTTTTGGGGATAATCAGAACAGGGTTCGGATGTGATATAGTATTGCCTATggccagtcagtcagtcagctGATCGATGAGAGCGAGCGAATATGGAAATACTACTCTGTAACTATATGGACGTCATTAATCTTGGCCGAGACCGAGACCGCGACTGCGGGTGATAAGCAGTGGCAGTGGCTCCAGCCCAAAACCAACACCACCTATTCAGATCCAGCGAGAATGAGCAGtggcgacgacgacgacgacgacgccAGTCAATGCCAGAGCGCGAAGCGGTCGCGTTGACAGCGGTAGCAGCTCTCCAATAATTCCccaatacaatacaataccATACAATATATTATTCTGTTCCGGCGACTCGACTAATATCGCCCAACGCTAATTGCTTGGCTGTGATACGCGATTCGGTTCCGAGTTTCGGTGAGACATCCATCAGATATCACATCCAAAGTGAGTGCAATCGATCCGATCCCAAGTCTTCTTCCCACTTGGTATGCGAAATGGAACCACATCGATCCGATCCGATCGCCCCTCATAACAACAATAACTAAAACAGCCAAACACGCGCCACAGGTGTGAGCAGGTGGAGCGCGAAAAGCGGTGTCTGTGTTCTCATTATTCTGATACTGAATTCTCATTCGCATTCGTGACGTTTTTGTTTTGCATCTTTGCGTCGcttttttaattgattttataaCGAGTACATAAGACCGCGTTACTACAGTAAAGATATACATATAACAGTATGCAAATATTGTGACAAAAAAGTTTACAAGCTCCGTATGTGTAGATCCCCCAGAAGTGCGGATTATTTCGGTGATATGAGGGTACCAAAAAGTATAATAATATAGTACAATCATTTTGTTGTTTAGCGTATTACTTTGTTGtgtttgcaaaaattatttttgatatatttttggcaagctttgagtttttttttgcactgTTTTGAAAGAATATTTtctttgatatatttttagtCCCCAGCAACGAGTGCATTTGTGTATCTAAAGTGTGCTTACTTATAGATGGTAATTCTTGGCAGATTAAGTTAAGGGCCTGGCTTAAAAACCCATTAAAAAGTATTCCAAAACTCGAGCAGGCAATCTGGGGCGCTGTTCCATTCCGCTTTTAACAAGATTCGTCTTCCCCATAAAGAGTATAAGGTTTCCTCTTATCGGCTAGAACAAATATGTGCACtcatgtttatatatttttcaagtGCTTTGCGAAATCAGTGCCGTAATGGCCTGACTCAGATTTGCCATTATTAAAGTATGTTAGCTATGTGGAGCATTATTGAAATGTGTTTGAAAATTCAGTAAAAAAGTGTGTACGAATCACTTCCTCATAAAAGTGTTCCAACGGAATTCCGAGCATTTACTTCATTAATAAGCTCTAAAAGCAAAATCACAACCCTAATTGGTTTACCACGAGCAAATCGAATACAGAAATCACAAAGCTATAAAATGATTTGAGACCCATTTAAATTCGTCATGAATATCATCTGGTTTTTAGCAGAGCAATATAAAGCAAAGtaaagaaaaggaaaacaacCGAATGTATATGTAAagttatttaaatgtttttcgcTTAATAAGTAAAAGCAAAATCTGTGCCGCGGCCTGATAAATCCACTTTTTACTTGCCATTCGGGTTTTAAGGGCCCCATCTGAGATCCCAAAGAGACCATCGATCGTTCGGGCAATACGAATTCGCAAGCCCATAAATTTGCCAAAACAGGCGCCATAATAGTGACTAgagattaaaataatgtaataAATCTTTTGAATTCTAAAAGTTGGTCATAGAAGCTAGGCATCTAAAGAAAATAATACCATCATAAATTATTCCGCCATAATCCACTTTACGGTAGAATGGCTCCTGCACATTGCCATAGTATTTGATGTCAGGTTGCGCCAATGATAAGGCTATATGGGGTCTATCGTACAGTCGGAATCAAAACAAACATTGAAATTCCACCCAATAGGTGGTATACATAGGTTtggtatacattttatttcactaTCGATGAGATTAAATGTAGCAATGGGTTTATtaggaaaaatatttaatttccttATCACTGGGTTTTGTTGTGTCACCGGTTCTGTTTGgaaaacttgtaaaaaaaagATCTAGCAGATCTATTGAACATATAAGAAGTATATCAAAGTTAGGAACTGCCATATCTTGCCTCTTTGAATTAACCGCTGTATTTACCTTGCTGTACACCTGTTATTATCGTATTTTACTAATTTTTGCGCCACTTATCAGTCGAGATGCTTGCACAGCTCGTTAGGCACACATGCTCCCATGCTAAATTCATTAGCCGATACGATACCACAGATTTGtttatatttcatatttattctGGCAATTTTCGATTCGTTGCAGATTGCCGACACGACTTGGCAACATTCCCTTTGATAGGAGGATAATTAAAGTGTAATACATTTTCCCGATTGAGCCTTTCATTCGGGGTCGTCGCTTTTGCCGGTGTTAATTAAGCCTTCACACACTCAAGTGTGCCACTTGAAATGTCCGCTCGGGGCACATACGAACCTCTTAAGCACTGCCTTATCGCCAGCCGGATTCGGCCAACGGAGTAGACACAAGTAAAAAGTGATCTCACAGATAACGCC
This genomic interval carries:
- the LOC119555556 gene encoding ATP-dependent RNA helicase glh-2 isoform X2, encoding MKRATGAGGGVGGRPGPYDIRDRGANRGGNDFGGGRNDWGNNGNFGVGANNMLGFNNLPSLMNSGNFGNNQGGNSGNFGNNSGPSNFGNFGGGNNGGGGNSGNFGNNDGGNGGNFGNFGNNGGGNFGGNNNGGGGFNSGNNFNSPGGGNNFGNNGGSNFGGNNGGGFNNGGNFGSSSGGGNFGPIGGGRNNNNSGNFGNSGFGNFGGGNNMGNGGNGNFGGNNGGGGGGFNNGSNFGGGNSIGGGGNFGPIGGGRGNDADHYTIHMRGLPYTSFENDVFKFFEPIRPANVRINYNKKGLHSGTADAYFDTYEDSQVAMKRHREQMGSRYIELFYDGKTRGGPNGNNGGGNGGGNGGGGMGNNGGGNGGGNFSRRI
- the LOC119555556 gene encoding heterogeneous nuclear ribonucleoprotein H3 isoform X1, which codes for MANADVQFNYGQQGNGENFNDDSSQQQDDDDQFDGDGNVKIENVGESPKFVRLRGLPWSATHKEILDFLENVNVTNGSAGIHLVTSRVDGKNTGEAYVEVASQEDVEEARKLNKASMGHRYIEVFTATPKEAKEAMRKISGHGTAFVVKLRGLPYAVTEQQIEEFFSGLEIKTDREGILFVMDRRGRATGEAFVQFESQDDTEQALGRNREKIGHRYIEIFRSSIAEMKRATGAGGGVGGRPGPYDIRDRGANRGGNDFGGGRNDWGNNGNFGVGANNMLGFNNLPSLMNSGNFGNNQGGNSGNFGNNSGPSNFGNFGGGNNGGGGNSGNFGNNDGGNGGNFGNFGNNGGGNFGGNNNGGGGFNSGNNFNSPGGGNNFGNNGGSNFGGNNGGGFNNGGNFGSSSGGGNFGPIGGGRNNNNSGNFGNSGFGNFGGGNNMGNGGNGNFGGNNGGGGGGFNNGSNFGGGNSIGGGGNFGPIGGGRGNDADHYTIHMRGLPYTSFENDVFKFFEPIRPANVRINYNKKGLHSGTADAYFDTYEDSQVAMKRHREQMGSRYIELFYDGKTRGGPNGNNGGGNGGGNGGGGMGNNGGGNGGGNFSRRI